Proteins from a single region of Pseudopedobacter saltans DSM 12145:
- a CDS encoding sugar phosphate isomerase/epimerase family protein, with product MKKIISSSIALTLCLLGLKSTIAQPLKVDGVSSKVKTSLNLYSFNKVLTVDKSATLENIIDYSASAGFDAIDITAYFFPGYPNIPSDEYINKIKKRAFLLGLDISGTGVKNDFTNPDPKKRAEDIQLVKNWIDVAEKLGAPVIRVFSGPIPKGYENKRDVVEKYLIEALTECAKYGEKKGVLVGVQNHGDFLQTADQVIRVVKGVNSKWFGTIVDTGYFLTKDPYQDIAKVMPYAVNFQVKESPFGPRSPIRTDLNKLLQIVKESGYRGYLPIETLEIKGEPRPVPDIPYDAYKKVPPFLKDLKTAINKVYQ from the coding sequence GTGAAGAAAATAATCAGCAGTTCAATAGCATTAACGTTGTGTCTTTTGGGACTTAAAAGCACCATTGCACAACCATTAAAAGTAGACGGTGTATCTTCTAAAGTGAAAACCAGTCTTAACTTGTATTCTTTCAATAAAGTATTAACAGTCGATAAATCAGCCACATTAGAAAATATTATTGACTATTCTGCTTCTGCGGGATTTGATGCAATAGATATTACAGCATATTTCTTTCCTGGATATCCAAATATTCCAAGTGACGAATATATTAACAAAATAAAAAAGAGGGCGTTTCTTTTAGGTTTGGATATAAGTGGTACAGGAGTGAAAAACGATTTTACCAATCCTGATCCAAAGAAAAGAGCCGAAGATATCCAATTGGTGAAAAACTGGATTGATGTAGCGGAAAAATTAGGTGCACCGGTAATTAGGGTATTTTCAGGGCCTATTCCCAAAGGTTACGAAAACAAAAGAGATGTTGTAGAAAAATATCTAATAGAAGCTTTGACGGAATGTGCAAAGTATGGCGAAAAAAAAGGAGTACTGGTAGGTGTTCAGAATCATGGGGACTTTTTACAAACCGCAGATCAGGTAATCAGGGTAGTAAAAGGAGTGAATTCAAAATGGTTCGGAACAATAGTAGATACCGGATATTTCCTAACTAAAGATCCCTATCAGGATATTGCAAAGGTAATGCCTTACGCTGTGAATTTTCAGGTAAAAGAAAGTCCTTTCGGACCCAGAAGTCCAATCAGGACAGATTTAAATAAGCTATTGCAAATTGTAAAAGAAAGTGGCTATAGGGGCTATTTGCCTATCGAAACCCTGGAAATTAAAGGAGAACCAAGACCCGTTCCGGATATCCCTTACGACGCCTATAAAAAGGTGCCACCATTTTTAAAAGATCTAAAAACAGCAATCAACAAAGTATATCAATAA
- a CDS encoding sugar phosphate isomerase/epimerase family protein, protein METYFKRSAFKRGCYRGLLALILTGASLSTIGQTVFQGNIVKKPSVKISLNAYSFTKPLMDKVRGRGEGMTMFQLMDWAAQHDFDGVDLTGYYFPGYPNLPSDEYINDIKKYAFRLGLDITGTGVRNNFADPDPAKRAADVKHVKEWIDVAVKLGAPVVRIFAGPIPEGYENRRAEIENYMAASMRECAEYGKLRGVLIGVQNHGDFLKTAEQTISLVKKVNSDWFGVIVDSGYFLTEDPYIDIEKTMPYAVNFQLKLSVFGAASKVKIDLPRIMDIMERTNYRGYLPIEILSPAGGNKAKRQATGIAASSEKNSWDPFTVLPAFMKEVKAAQIQKFGK, encoded by the coding sequence ATGGAAACATATTTCAAGAGAAGTGCCTTCAAAAGAGGTTGCTATAGGGGATTATTAGCATTAATATTAACAGGAGCAAGTCTTTCTACCATAGGACAAACGGTATTTCAGGGAAATATCGTAAAGAAACCTTCTGTAAAAATTAGTTTAAACGCTTACTCGTTTACCAAACCTTTGATGGATAAAGTTAGGGGGAGAGGAGAAGGAATGACGATGTTCCAGTTAATGGACTGGGCGGCGCAACATGATTTTGATGGGGTAGATCTAACCGGATATTATTTTCCAGGTTACCCTAATCTGCCAAGCGATGAATATATCAACGATATTAAAAAGTATGCATTCAGACTGGGCTTAGATATCACGGGTACAGGTGTTAGAAACAATTTCGCAGATCCGGATCCCGCAAAAAGAGCTGCCGATGTGAAGCATGTTAAAGAGTGGATAGATGTGGCTGTAAAGTTAGGAGCACCTGTTGTCCGCATATTCGCCGGTCCAATACCTGAAGGGTACGAGAATAGAAGAGCAGAGATTGAAAACTATATGGCTGCCAGTATGCGTGAATGTGCAGAATATGGAAAGTTAAGAGGGGTTTTAATAGGAGTTCAAAATCATGGAGATTTCTTAAAGACAGCAGAACAAACCATTAGCCTGGTTAAAAAAGTAAATTCCGATTGGTTTGGAGTAATTGTAGACTCTGGATATTTCTTAACAGAAGACCCCTATATCGACATCGAAAAGACAATGCCCTATGCAGTAAACTTTCAGTTGAAACTAAGCGTGTTTGGGGCAGCAAGCAAAGTCAAAATCGATCTTCCTCGTATCATGGATATCATGGAGCGAACCAATTACAGAGGTTATTTACCAATAGAAATTTTATCGCCAGCTGGCGGAAATAAAGCTAAGAGACAAGCTACAGGAATTGCTGCATCAAGTGAAAAGAACTCCTGGGATCCATTTACAGTACTTCCTGCTTTTATGAAAGAAGTAAAGGCTGCACAAATTCAAAAATTCGGAAAATAA
- a CDS encoding RagB/SusD family nutrient uptake outer membrane protein, with the protein MKKILNKLSGLMLITAIFSCSEDKLVERPPHFVTADVLYTSAEGFDAGINGLYSLARKERDGLNYTTGFGTIDLAATIFLAGTDNIASGSNTGGLSTIIADWTKNTSSDPNVDKVFLWLYKTVSSANAIISRAEKANINWGTPGTKERIVAEARTMRAWAYRHLTYLWGDVPLMTEEITGNNIMTDVTRDKVAVIRRLMIEDFKYGAENLPWLPAKAGRMTRGVAQTYLAETYLAVGKADSALIWSNKCINEGPYRLVTARYGSGLDKPGVAFMDMFNPAKTNITDGNTEALWVMQWERNVIGGGENLMRHETMMRYPNAKYMARSGFLTATDARGGRGWSRQTTTKKALQLYDASSDVAAKKIDQRGSEFAIRKYYIVTAEDNFTGLTNSGTKKPWALGDTVWVATGIAQSNINNCGDKTKSGAVNYSLLSETAANNNDWPHSLKFSYCDPGFPNTTESHQDQIYMRLAETILIRAEAKGLLGDLQGAADDINLLRDRANAKRVIIANFGSTRTSFLDYILDERSRELLLEEHRRYTLLRMGGKDFFLRRVRDWNKVSKNLADRDTLFAIPQSVIDANLTTKMPQNPGFDGN; encoded by the coding sequence ATGAAAAAGATTTTAAATAAATTATCAGGATTGATGTTGATTACAGCTATTTTCTCCTGTTCAGAAGATAAGCTGGTAGAAAGACCGCCACATTTTGTTACAGCAGATGTATTGTATACCTCTGCGGAAGGTTTTGATGCAGGTATTAATGGTTTATATTCACTGGCAAGAAAAGAGCGTGACGGATTAAATTATACTACTGGTTTTGGTACAATAGATCTGGCAGCCACTATCTTTCTGGCAGGTACGGACAATATAGCCTCCGGAAGCAATACAGGAGGACTGTCTACCATTATAGCAGACTGGACAAAAAACACTTCTTCAGACCCTAATGTGGATAAAGTATTTCTTTGGCTCTATAAAACAGTAAGTTCAGCCAATGCAATTATATCAAGAGCAGAAAAGGCTAATATTAATTGGGGTACTCCGGGTACCAAAGAACGGATTGTTGCGGAGGCCAGAACCATGCGAGCCTGGGCCTATAGACACCTTACTTATCTGTGGGGAGATGTTCCCTTAATGACAGAAGAAATAACCGGAAATAACATTATGACAGATGTTACAAGAGATAAAGTAGCTGTTATCAGAAGATTGATGATTGAAGATTTTAAATATGGAGCTGAAAATTTACCATGGTTACCTGCAAAGGCTGGACGTATGACACGTGGTGTGGCACAAACTTATTTGGCAGAAACTTATCTGGCAGTTGGAAAGGCGGATTCTGCTTTAATATGGTCAAATAAATGCATAAATGAAGGACCATATAGACTCGTTACAGCCAGATATGGTTCCGGATTGGATAAACCTGGTGTGGCGTTTATGGATATGTTTAATCCCGCTAAAACGAATATTACAGATGGAAATACAGAAGCTCTGTGGGTAATGCAATGGGAACGTAATGTGATTGGGGGTGGAGAAAATTTGATGAGACATGAGACGATGATGAGATATCCCAATGCAAAATATATGGCAAGATCAGGTTTTTTAACTGCTACCGATGCAAGAGGGGGAAGAGGATGGAGCAGACAAACCACCACAAAAAAAGCCTTACAACTTTATGATGCATCTAGTGATGTTGCCGCGAAGAAGATAGATCAAAGAGGATCGGAATTCGCTATAAGAAAGTATTATATTGTAACTGCTGAGGATAATTTTACAGGATTGACAAACTCCGGAACAAAAAAGCCCTGGGCTTTAGGAGACACCGTTTGGGTGGCAACCGGTATTGCACAAAGTAATATCAATAATTGTGGAGATAAGACTAAGAGTGGTGCGGTTAATTATTCTTTGCTTTCTGAAACTGCTGCCAATAACAATGATTGGCCGCATAGCCTGAAATTTTCTTATTGCGATCCGGGATTTCCAAATACAACAGAATCGCATCAGGATCAAATATATATGCGCCTGGCAGAAACCATCCTTATCAGGGCAGAGGCAAAAGGTCTTTTAGGTGATTTACAAGGTGCAGCAGATGATATTAATCTGTTAAGAGATCGGGCAAATGCAAAAAGGGTTATCATTGCAAATTTTGGATCAACCAGGACAAGTTTCTTAGATTATATTCTTGATGAACGTTCCAGGGAGTTACTGCTTGAAGAACACAGAAGATATACGCTGTTAAGAATGGGGGGGAAAGATTTCTTTTTGAGAAGGGTACGCGATTGGAACAAAGTGAGCAAAAATCTAGCGGATAGAGATACTTTGTTTGCAATACCTCAATCTGTAATTGATGCAAATTTAACGACAAAAATGCCACAAAATCCGGGTTTTGATGGGAACTAA
- a CDS encoding family 16 glycoside hydrolase produces the protein MKKISLIASLMLLFITVQSLKAQVTNINDLYVGDWKDAKGERFVQIFIGKEGDYKGQLLDDITLKNKPLVMLSGKKDGNVLTLSGDGWEGKVEKDKLMLTKGAEKLSMSKYFRTSPTMGEKAPKGAVVLFNGKDLNAWSKAGEKEWIDGSGPADNWKILPEGILEAVPGAHSIMTKQKFGDIKLHLEFRLLGQVTNGGVYLMSRYEVNIKDAFGQPAPIAMGNISKPATNPSVNVAFPPFQWQTLDIDFQAPRFDATGTKKTANAKITVVHNGVTIYKDLELEEVKGSTGKLGEAGVGPVYLQEHGTAYQFRNIWLVDKTIKGTEKAFVAGSEEKKGGSKGGKSGGGGKKGGSGEEMGTGEKKGGAGNKNGEAADTKAVVRKGGSSKKKADPTYVGEKNPAYANVTVSLTADPSGKPAKSAGFIHPGVLVNGAQLAELKRRVAAGIEPQKSAFEALKNSPFGALDYRAQPRDTVSCGPYSNPNLGCKDEQNDCAAAYSQALMWAITGNKVYAENAIQIMNAWSKNLVGGHNYANGPIQAAWTGSVWPRAAEIIRYTFNGWSDSDVAKFQNMLRVQYVPSLVQGDCENGNKELAMAEALINIGVFNDDRAIYDLGIKMWRGRTKAYIYLKSDGPTPIEPPGCGPAIWSNKGLMPELVDGILQETARDAHHPGMAFASIANAAETARQQGLDLYAEEAKRMVAALEFTAQYLAPNNKPKPENLEFSYLKTWEIAYNHYVNRLGMSLPYMKAVIPKNRPTGVDHHMVWETLTHGEIGNIGLPTIMKK, from the coding sequence ATGAAGAAGATAAGCTTAATAGCAAGTTTGATGTTACTGTTTATTACAGTACAAAGTCTGAAGGCACAGGTTACTAATATTAACGACCTTTACGTTGGAGACTGGAAAGATGCAAAGGGAGAACGCTTTGTACAAATTTTTATTGGTAAAGAGGGAGATTACAAAGGACAATTACTTGACGATATTACGTTAAAAAATAAACCTCTGGTAATGTTGTCAGGAAAAAAAGATGGTAATGTTCTCACATTATCTGGTGATGGTTGGGAAGGGAAAGTAGAAAAAGACAAGTTGATGCTTACAAAAGGGGCAGAAAAACTTTCGATGTCCAAATATTTTAGAACTTCCCCAACAATGGGAGAGAAGGCGCCAAAGGGTGCTGTCGTACTTTTCAATGGAAAAGATCTAAATGCCTGGAGTAAAGCGGGAGAAAAAGAATGGATTGACGGAAGTGGACCGGCAGACAACTGGAAAATTTTACCTGAAGGAATACTGGAAGCAGTTCCCGGAGCCCATTCCATTATGACCAAGCAAAAATTCGGAGATATTAAGTTACATCTTGAATTTAGATTATTAGGTCAAGTTACCAATGGCGGTGTTTATCTGATGTCCAGATACGAAGTAAATATCAAAGATGCGTTTGGCCAACCCGCACCAATAGCAATGGGTAATATTTCAAAGCCAGCTACAAACCCAAGCGTTAATGTCGCTTTTCCTCCGTTTCAGTGGCAAACCTTAGATATAGATTTTCAGGCCCCTCGTTTTGATGCAACGGGTACTAAAAAGACAGCAAATGCTAAGATTACGGTAGTACACAATGGTGTAACTATTTATAAAGATCTTGAGCTGGAAGAAGTGAAAGGATCTACCGGAAAATTAGGGGAAGCAGGTGTTGGTCCGGTTTATCTGCAAGAACATGGAACCGCTTATCAATTTAGAAATATTTGGTTGGTAGATAAAACGATTAAAGGAACAGAAAAGGCATTTGTAGCGGGATCTGAAGAGAAAAAAGGCGGAAGTAAAGGTGGGAAATCTGGTGGTGGCGGTAAAAAAGGCGGTTCAGGAGAGGAGATGGGGACAGGAGAGAAGAAAGGCGGCGCCGGTAATAAGAATGGCGAAGCTGCAGATACAAAAGCTGTTGTGAGGAAAGGTGGAAGTAGTAAGAAAAAAGCTGATCCAACCTATGTAGGAGAAAAAAATCCGGCTTATGCAAATGTTACAGTATCTCTTACTGCTGACCCAAGTGGTAAACCGGCCAAATCTGCAGGCTTTATCCATCCGGGAGTTTTGGTAAATGGTGCTCAGCTAGCAGAATTAAAGAGAAGAGTAGCAGCAGGTATTGAGCCGCAGAAATCAGCTTTTGAAGCTTTAAAAAATAGTCCTTTTGGAGCTTTAGATTATAGAGCTCAGCCAAGAGATACTGTTTCTTGTGGCCCTTATTCTAATCCTAATTTGGGTTGTAAAGACGAACAAAATGATTGTGCTGCTGCCTATTCTCAGGCTTTGATGTGGGCAATTACAGGTAATAAAGTTTATGCTGAGAATGCTATTCAGATTATGAATGCATGGTCTAAAAATTTAGTAGGCGGACATAATTATGCTAACGGCCCAATTCAGGCAGCATGGACAGGTTCTGTTTGGCCAAGAGCAGCAGAAATTATCAGATATACTTTTAATGGCTGGTCTGATAGTGACGTTGCTAAGTTTCAAAATATGCTAAGAGTACAGTATGTGCCTTCTCTTGTTCAGGGAGATTGTGAAAATGGGAATAAGGAACTTGCAATGGCAGAAGCATTGATTAACATAGGTGTTTTTAATGATGACAGAGCTATTTATGATTTAGGTATAAAAATGTGGAGAGGAAGAACAAAAGCCTATATCTATTTAAAATCTGACGGACCAACTCCTATTGAGCCTCCAGGATGTGGGCCAGCAATTTGGAGTAACAAAGGGTTGATGCCGGAACTGGTTGATGGTATTTTACAAGAAACTGCCCGTGATGCACACCATCCGGGAATGGCGTTTGCATCCATCGCAAATGCTGCAGAAACAGCAAGGCAACAAGGTTTGGATTTATATGCAGAGGAAGCTAAAAGAATGGTGGCTGCACTGGAATTTACAGCACAATATTTAGCGCCCAATAATAAACCAAAACCTGAGAATTTAGAGTTCTCTTATTTGAAAACATGGGAAATAGCTTATAATCATTATGTAAACAGATTAGGTATGAGTTTACCTTATATGAAAGCTGTAATTCCTAAAAACAGACCGACAGGAGTAGATCATCATATGGTTTGGGAAACTTTAACACATGGCGAAATCGGAAATATAGGTTTGCCGACAATCATGAAAAAATAG
- a CDS encoding Gfo/Idh/MocA family protein: protein MEKKVIKAGIVGSGFAAKFHYEALKRVFSAKVEIVGVFSKTKEGLDKFAQERHITPYYNLDQLIDDCDLIHVCTPPVTHEPIIIAALKKDKHVIVEKPLTGYFGQDDDNFNGDTFPREKGLEFTLASLRRMLDAEKQSKGKIMYAENWVYAPAIQKEREVIEKTKAQILWMHGEQSHSGSHSLAYGQWKLSGGGSMIGKGCHPLTAAIYLKHVEGRAKNGEPIRPKTITSRVHAITRMDNYEDKGHLQTTYKDIEDFAMLHIVFEDGTIANLFASELVLGGVNNKLEVNANNHRTICNIMPNNAIQAYTPNGDYFNDIYVVEKTETKQGWSSMSPDEGWFNGYQHEMDAFYKSAAFGTPIESNSKLASDVMATVYAGYVSAERNGAEVEITIL, encoded by the coding sequence ATGGAGAAGAAAGTCATAAAAGCAGGAATAGTAGGATCGGGGTTTGCAGCTAAATTCCATTATGAGGCATTAAAGCGCGTATTCAGTGCCAAAGTAGAGATTGTTGGCGTTTTTTCTAAAACCAAAGAAGGGCTTGATAAATTTGCTCAGGAAAGACATATCACACCTTATTATAATCTGGATCAGTTAATAGATGATTGTGATTTAATACATGTATGCACTCCGCCGGTAACACATGAACCTATTATTATTGCGGCATTAAAAAAAGACAAACATGTCATCGTAGAAAAACCCTTAACGGGATATTTCGGACAGGACGATGATAATTTCAATGGTGACACCTTTCCACGAGAAAAAGGTTTAGAATTTACTTTGGCAAGTTTAAGACGTATGCTGGATGCCGAAAAACAAAGTAAAGGCAAAATCATGTATGCTGAAAACTGGGTTTATGCACCAGCGATACAAAAAGAACGGGAAGTGATAGAAAAAACAAAAGCTCAGATATTGTGGATGCATGGTGAACAATCACATTCTGGCTCTCATTCCCTGGCATACGGGCAATGGAAGCTTTCTGGCGGAGGATCTATGATTGGTAAAGGATGCCATCCGCTTACTGCTGCAATTTATTTAAAGCATGTTGAAGGAAGAGCAAAAAACGGTGAACCTATCAGACCCAAGACAATAACCTCCAGAGTGCATGCCATTACCAGAATGGATAATTATGAAGATAAGGGGCATCTTCAAACAACCTATAAGGATATAGAAGATTTTGCCATGTTACATATTGTTTTTGAGGATGGAACTATAGCGAATCTTTTTGCTAGTGAATTGGTTCTCGGTGGCGTTAATAACAAACTAGAAGTTAATGCCAATAATCATAGGACTATTTGTAATATCATGCCAAATAATGCAATTCAGGCATACACACCAAACGGCGATTATTTCAATGACATATATGTAGTAGAAAAAACAGAAACCAAACAAGGTTGGTCTTCCATGTCGCCAGACGAAGGTTGGTTTAACGGTTATCAGCATGAAATGGATGCTTTTTATAAATCAGCGGCTTTTGGAACTCCTATAGAAAGTAATAGTAAACTGGCTTCGGATGTTATGGCAACAGTTTATGCTGGTTATGTTTCCGCAGAAAGAAACGGTGCCGAGGTAGAAATTACAATATTATAA
- a CDS encoding sugar phosphate isomerase/epimerase family protein has translation MKFKHIQSVIIIGLLCCLRSFCSGQSKQVKTFALESYSFNKLLNDKIKGRAEGISLMDFLKIAADNQFDAVSITGYFFPSYPKVPTDEEINQIKHEAGKLKLPIVSLGVRNDFATTDQVKLNEDINLVKDWIDVAVKLGSPVVRVFSGAALSEEQEKEREKFTEQMVKSMRICAEYAQKKGVRLVVQNHGDFLQTADQTINLVKKVNSKSFGVLVDTGYFLVGDAYSEIDKVMPYAFNFLLKENIQRPNDPEAIDLNKISAILKKYNYNGNIVLETIAPKRRAAAAGYNPYQAVPNFYQQVKKAIK, from the coding sequence ATGAAATTTAAGCACATACAATCAGTAATAATTATAGGTTTATTATGTTGTTTACGAAGTTTCTGTTCCGGTCAAAGTAAACAGGTAAAAACCTTTGCGTTGGAATCTTATTCATTTAATAAGTTACTCAATGATAAAATAAAGGGAAGGGCTGAGGGTATTTCCTTAATGGATTTTTTGAAAATTGCTGCTGATAACCAATTTGATGCGGTGAGTATTACAGGCTATTTTTTTCCTTCCTATCCTAAAGTACCAACTGACGAAGAAATTAATCAAATTAAACATGAAGCGGGAAAGCTAAAACTTCCGATAGTGAGCTTAGGAGTTAGAAATGATTTTGCTACTACAGATCAGGTTAAATTAAATGAAGATATTAACCTGGTAAAGGACTGGATTGACGTAGCAGTAAAGTTGGGTTCTCCGGTGGTGCGTGTTTTTTCGGGAGCAGCACTATCAGAAGAGCAGGAAAAAGAGCGCGAGAAGTTTACTGAGCAAATGGTGAAAAGCATGCGTATTTGTGCAGAATATGCTCAAAAGAAAGGGGTACGTTTGGTTGTCCAAAATCACGGTGATTTTTTACAAACTGCGGATCAGACAATTAATCTGGTTAAGAAAGTTAATTCTAAATCCTTTGGTGTATTAGTAGATACCGGATATTTTTTAGTTGGCGATGCATATTCTGAAATAGATAAAGTAATGCCTTATGCATTTAACTTTTTGTTGAAGGAAAACATTCAACGGCCTAATGATCCTGAAGCAATAGATCTGAATAAAATAAGTGCAATCTTAAAGAAATATAATTACAATGGAAACATAGTATTGGAGACTATTGCACCAAAGCGGAGAGCGGCTGCTGCGGGTTATAATCCGTATCAGGCGGTACCAAATTTTTATCAACAAGTAAAAAAAGCTATTAAATAA
- a CDS encoding family 16 glycoside hydrolase encodes MKKSIMFFLGAFLILASKSGIAQDAIPWENLFDGKTLNGWKQVQGKAIYKVKNGAIVGTSVTDSPNSFLATEKTYSDFILELEFKVDDELNSGIQFRSTQDPNYRDGIVFGYQVEIDPSRELYSKEPANYNAKGEKIASGTAPRSWTGGIYDEKRRGWLADLTHNEEARNAFKPKQWNHLRIEASGYRIYTWINGVFAASLIDDKSKSGFIGLQVHATTSAKPMEVQWRNIKIQDLSKNYPALHKNAQNLEKKKTDAAVKTSLNAFSFARSFSSKKMDLFGLIDYAAEHGYDAVDLTGYYFPEYPKVPSDKYIFDLKKHAFEKGIEISGTGVRNNFANPDPEKRAADVKHVKEWIDVAAKLGAPVVRVFAGPIPEGYENKWDEIARYMTASLKECMAYAEQKGVFIGIQNHGDFLKTADETIKIVKMVDSKWFGVIVDTGYFITDDPYIDIEKIMPYAVNFQVKESPFGVLSRIRIDMPRLMRIVYNSGYKGYLPIETLGDKVMKGQPKPPFPFRPYEPEKLVPALHKELKDAIAQEFTDKRY; translated from the coding sequence ATGAAAAAGAGTATCATGTTTTTTTTAGGAGCTTTTTTAATATTGGCTTCCAAATCAGGAATAGCACAGGATGCGATTCCCTGGGAAAATCTTTTTGACGGAAAGACCCTGAATGGCTGGAAGCAAGTACAGGGAAAAGCAATTTATAAAGTGAAAAACGGAGCAATCGTTGGCACTTCCGTTACTGATTCTCCCAATAGTTTTCTGGCAACAGAAAAGACTTATTCTGATTTTATTTTAGAGTTAGAATTTAAGGTGGATGATGAGCTTAATTCAGGAATACAATTCCGAAGCACTCAAGATCCCAATTATAGAGACGGAATAGTTTTTGGCTATCAGGTAGAAATAGATCCGTCGAGAGAACTATATTCAAAGGAGCCTGCAAATTATAATGCGAAAGGAGAGAAAATAGCCTCCGGAACAGCACCAAGAAGTTGGACAGGGGGTATTTACGATGAAAAACGTAGAGGTTGGCTTGCTGATTTAACCCATAATGAAGAGGCAAGAAATGCTTTTAAACCTAAACAATGGAACCATTTAAGAATAGAAGCATCGGGATATAGAATATACACCTGGATAAACGGTGTTTTTGCGGCTTCTTTGATAGATGACAAATCTAAGAGTGGTTTTATAGGTCTACAAGTTCATGCGACAACTTCTGCCAAGCCAATGGAAGTACAATGGAGAAACATAAAAATCCAGGACCTTTCAAAAAATTATCCGGCATTACATAAAAATGCCCAAAATTTGGAAAAGAAGAAAACAGATGCTGCTGTAAAAACGAGTTTGAACGCATTTTCATTTGCCAGGTCGTTCAGCAGTAAAAAAATGGATCTTTTTGGTTTGATAGATTATGCTGCGGAACACGGCTATGACGCGGTAGACCTTACCGGTTATTATTTTCCTGAATATCCAAAAGTACCTTCAGACAAATACATTTTCGATCTGAAAAAACATGCTTTCGAAAAAGGGATTGAAATTAGCGGAACTGGCGTTAGAAATAACTTCGCCAATCCAGACCCGGAAAAAAGAGCAGCAGACGTGAAACACGTTAAAGAATGGATAGATGTAGCAGCAAAATTAGGTGCACCGGTAGTGCGTGTATTTGCTGGCCCCATACCAGAGGGTTATGAAAATAAATGGGACGAAATTGCCCGATACATGACTGCAAGTTTGAAAGAGTGTATGGCTTATGCTGAACAAAAAGGTGTTTTTATAGGTATTCAGAATCATGGTGATTTTCTGAAAACCGCGGATGAAACTATTAAAATAGTGAAAATGGTAGATTCTAAATGGTTTGGTGTAATTGTAGATACCGGGTATTTTATTACTGATGATCCGTATATCGATATAGAAAAAATTATGCCGTATGCTGTGAATTTTCAGGTGAAAGAAAGCCCATTCGGGGTATTGAGCCGTATCCGAATAGATATGCCACGATTAATGAGGATTGTTTACAATAGTGGTTATAAAGGCTATTTGCCAATAGAAACTCTAGGGGATAAAGTAATGAAAGGACAGCCTAAACCACCATTTCCATTTAGACCTTACGAACCAGAAAAGTTAGTGCCCGCACTACATAAAGAGCTAAAAGATGCCATTGCACAGGAATTTACAGATAAAAGATATTAA